Proteins encoded within one genomic window of Zavarzinella sp.:
- a CDS encoding histidine triad nucleotide-binding protein → MLSDNLFLKIIDKTIPARIIYEDEQCLAFHDINPQAPVHVLIIPKKVIRTHDDLTADDQLVIGNMHLIANQLVQQLGLHEGYRLVLNCNEHGGQTVPHLHMHLLGGRPLAWPPG, encoded by the coding sequence ATGCTGTCAGACAATCTTTTTTTGAAGATTATCGATAAAACGATTCCCGCACGAATCATTTATGAAGACGAGCAGTGCCTGGCGTTTCACGATATTAATCCCCAGGCACCCGTGCATGTGCTGATCATACCGAAGAAAGTCATTCGCACCCACGATGATCTGACTGCGGATGATCAGCTGGTCATTGGGAATATGCACCTGATTGCCAATCAACTTGTGCAGCAGTTGGGTCTGCACGAAGGCTATCGCCTGGTGCTGAACTGCAACGAACATGGTGGGCAGACTGTGCCCCACCTGCACATGCACCTGCTGGGTGGCCGACCACTGGCCTGGCCCCCGGGGTAA
- a CDS encoding zeta toxin family protein: MVTDQLGQIDYKPTVYVISGPNGAGKTTFATEFLPHFAHCREFLNADLIAAGLSPFHPESQNVRAGRLLLERIAEIREQKLDFGFETTLSGRTYMRVLSDLQTSGYRIELFFLWLPSAEMAVNRVANRVRQGGHNIPVHDIRRRYKAGLRNLFHLYRERVDCFWLYDASSMNPEPICCEVNGKLTKVNSKLFDTIEIQAGE; this comes from the coding sequence ATGGTAACCGATCAACTGGGACAAATTGACTACAAACCCACCGTTTATGTGATTTCTGGTCCGAATGGAGCGGGGAAGACGACCTTTGCCACCGAATTTCTACCTCATTTTGCCCACTGCCGCGAATTTTTGAATGCCGATCTGATTGCGGCTGGCCTGTCTCCGTTCCATCCGGAATCACAGAATGTGCGTGCCGGAAGATTATTGCTCGAACGAATTGCCGAAATCCGGGAACAGAAACTGGATTTTGGATTCGAGACAACGCTTTCAGGCCGCACATATATGAGAGTTCTTTCAGATTTACAGACGAGTGGTTACCGCATCGAATTGTTCTTTCTCTGGTTGCCCAGTGCCGAAATGGCAGTTAATCGGGTGGCCAATCGCGTGAGACAAGGTGGGCATAATATACCAGTGCATGATATTCGCCGCCGCTACAAAGCGGGTTTGCGAAATCTGTTTCATCTCTACCGAGAACGTGTTGATTGTTTCTGGCTTTACGATGCATCATCGATGAACCCAGAGCCGATTTGTTGTGAAGTAAATGGTAAACTAACAAAAGTAAATTCCAAATTGTTTGACACAATTGAAATACAAGCCGGGGAATAA
- a CDS encoding acyltransferase, whose protein sequence is MTVQGAEADMTWANYLANKHFGTLDGLRFISIVAVVGFHVEPELLFGLFKRGFLGVDLFFVISGFLITTLLLREQQTAGKISLRQFYIRRTLRIFPLYYAILFGLIVLLLLLAAIGKSPSFAPSFWHYLPYNLTFLANWVIQPGLLNTLWSLATEEQFYLVCPLMLKYLPRWLTVVLLTLFLVGNQLVNFGVLDYWIYTEWDAPPTLYILQCTYTPLILGVFLGFALHHPGGYRVFQYLTVGRFGSMVWLATLYALMILCPSDLSGWPRLSIQLVMMLLVAASVRDERHHLSHLLRWGPVVYVGKISYGIYLLHLFSMAVASRLLQKLEWETAGLQTALTLLLSIVAAGISFRYLEQPFLKLRTRFTPPRNG, encoded by the coding sequence ATGACTGTTCAAGGTGCCGAAGCCGATATGACATGGGCGAATTATCTTGCGAATAAGCATTTTGGCACCCTCGATGGCCTGCGGTTCATCAGTATTGTGGCGGTGGTGGGCTTTCATGTCGAGCCGGAATTGTTATTTGGGCTGTTCAAACGCGGTTTTCTTGGCGTTGATCTCTTTTTTGTGATCAGCGGCTTTCTGATCACCACTCTCCTGCTACGGGAGCAGCAGACTGCAGGCAAAATTTCTCTCCGGCAGTTTTACATCCGGCGAACCTTGCGGATTTTCCCACTGTATTATGCAATTCTCTTCGGTCTCATCGTTCTCCTTTTGCTGTTGGCGGCGATCGGAAAATCCCCGTCATTTGCGCCCAGTTTCTGGCACTATCTGCCATATAACCTGACATTTCTGGCAAACTGGGTCATCCAGCCGGGCCTGCTGAATACTCTCTGGTCGCTCGCCACTGAAGAACAGTTCTACCTGGTCTGCCCACTGATGCTGAAATATCTCCCCAGGTGGCTGACCGTTGTGCTGCTGACACTTTTTTTGGTGGGTAATCAACTGGTCAATTTTGGAGTGCTGGATTACTGGATATACACGGAATGGGACGCACCTCCAACGTTGTATATTCTGCAGTGCACCTACACCCCACTGATTCTGGGGGTTTTTCTGGGCTTCGCACTGCACCACCCAGGTGGGTATCGGGTGTTTCAATACCTCACCGTGGGGCGGTTTGGATCGATGGTCTGGCTGGCAACCCTTTATGCTCTAATGATCTTGTGCCCATCAGATCTTTCTGGCTGGCCAAGACTGTCGATTCAACTGGTAATGATGCTTCTGGTGGCGGCATCCGTGCGAGATGAGAGGCACCATCTGTCCCACCTGCTTCGGTGGGGGCCTGTGGTCTATGTGGGTAAAATCAGCTACGGAATCTACCTGCTGCACCTTTTTTCCATGGCGGTAGCTTCGCGGTTGTTGCAGAAACTCGAATGGGAAACGGCTGGTTTGCAAACTGCACTGACTTTACTGCTTTCAATAGTCGCAGCGGGCATCAGTTTCCGCTATCTCGAACAGCCATTCTTGAAACTCCGCACCCGATTCACCCCACCCCGCAATGGGTGA
- a CDS encoding aquaporin produces the protein MIYSLRKQLTSELLGTFALVFAGTSAIVLNSTGTITHVGISLVFGLVVFSLISTLGDVSGAHLNPAVTIGFWVARRFPATKVLPYIAAQLVGAILASLTVNLLFPHHPTLGATLPAGPPWQSWVLELLLTGGLMFVILSVSTGAKEKGITAGLAIGSVIALEALFAGPFSGASMNPARSIGPALISGNLQHLWVYLTAPVAGALLAVPTCRCVREENCCTTQKVIAA, from the coding sequence ATGATCTACTCGTTACGCAAACAGTTAACATCTGAACTGCTGGGCACCTTCGCATTGGTGTTCGCGGGAACCAGTGCCATAGTGCTGAACAGTACAGGTACTATCACCCACGTGGGCATTTCGCTGGTATTTGGGCTAGTGGTATTCTCATTAATTTCCACCTTGGGCGATGTTTCCGGGGCCCACCTCAACCCTGCAGTAACCATTGGATTCTGGGTGGCACGTCGTTTTCCTGCGACAAAAGTGCTACCATACATAGCCGCACAACTGGTGGGGGCAATTCTGGCCAGCCTTACGGTGAATCTGCTTTTTCCCCACCACCCCACGCTGGGGGCAACCTTACCTGCAGGCCCACCGTGGCAATCGTGGGTGCTGGAATTATTGCTGACAGGCGGCCTGATGTTTGTGATTCTCAGCGTATCCACGGGTGCGAAGGAAAAAGGGATTACAGCCGGTCTGGCAATCGGCAGCGTCATCGCACTGGAAGCCCTGTTCGCTGGCCCGTTCAGTGGTGCGTCCATGAATCCCGCCCGCTCAATCGGCCCTGCCCTGATTTCTGGGAATCTGCAGCACCTCTGGGTCTACCTGACGGCACCGGTCGCAGGTGCTCTGCTGGCCGTGCCCACCTGTCGGTGCGTGCGGGAAGAGAATTGCTGCACCACCCAAAAGGTAATCGCCGCCTGA
- a CDS encoding metalloregulator ArsR/SmtB family transcription factor, translated as MLPTTDPLQPERCAELLYALAAPERLKIVRYLADGPHTVTEISESLDIPAVNLSHHLHVLKVSHLIQGKKRGRFVLYSLMDGVLKEVVAAGVPADALNLGCCQIVMPLEKVSAANQPNCE; from the coding sequence GTGTTACCAACGACTGATCCACTGCAACCGGAACGCTGTGCCGAACTGCTTTACGCACTGGCAGCCCCGGAACGGTTGAAAATTGTGCGTTATCTGGCCGATGGGCCCCACACGGTTACGGAAATCTCCGAATCACTGGATATTCCTGCGGTCAATTTGTCGCACCACCTGCACGTGCTGAAGGTTTCCCACCTGATCCAGGGGAAAAAACGTGGGCGATTTGTGCTCTACTCGCTGATGGATGGCGTGCTCAAAGAAGTGGTGGCTGCTGGTGTCCCCGCAGATGCCCTGAACCTGGGGTGCTGCCAGATTGTGATGCCGCTGGAGAAAGTCAGTGCCGCGAACCAACCCAACTGTGAATAG